The sequence CGGGGCGTGATCTGGCTGCCGCCGTATCACGACATGGGCCTGATCGGCGGCATCCTTCAGCCGCTTTACGTCGGCTTTCCGGTAACGCTGATGTCGCACGTCGATTTCCTCAAGCATCCGCTGCGCTGGCTGCGCATGATCGGCGAGCGGCGCGCGACGACGAGCGGCGGTCCGAACTTCGCGTATCAGATGCTCGCCACGATGCGCATCGCGGATGCCGATCTGGACAAGCTCGATCTCGGCTCGTGGGACCTCGCGTTCGTCGGCGCCGAACCGATCCGGCGCGGCACGCTGCAAGCGTTCGCGCAGCGCTTCGCGCGCTGCGGCTTCGATGCACGGGCGTTCTATCCATGCTACGGCCTGGCGGAGCATACGCTATTCATGACGGGCGGCCTGAAATCGCAGCCCCCCGTCATCCCGGTCGCGCCGGGTGATGCGCAGCCGGCGCGTGAACCCGACGCGCAGCTCGCGGGCACGACGATCGGATGCGGCGACGCAGCCGGCGACAGCCTGACGCTGATCGTCGACCCCGACACCCGCGTGCCGTGCGGCGACGGCCAGGTCGGCGAAATCTGGGCGCAAGGGCCGAGCGTCGCGCTCGGCTACTGGAACAATCGCGCGCTGAGCGAGCAGACCTTCGAAGCCGAGCTGCCCGGCTACGATGGGCGCTTCCTGCGCACCGGCGATTTCGGTTATCGGTCGGGGTCCGAAGTTTTCGTCACGGGACGCCTGAAGGACATGATGCTGATCCGCGGCGCCAATCATTACCCGCACGACGTCGAGGAGACGATCGAGCCGCTCGACGCCGAACTGTTTCGCCCCGGAGGGTGCGCGGTGTTCGCGCTCGAGGCCGACGCCACGCCGCAGGTGATCGTCGTGCGCGAGTTGCGGGCGCGCTACCTGAAGGCGTTCAGCGACGGCGATCATGCAAGCGCTCATGCACCCGACGCGCTGTTCGGCAGGCTGCGTCATGCCATCAATCTGCACCACGGCATAGCGGTGCACAACATCGTGTTCACGTCGCCGTCGGCGATACCGAAGACGACCAGCGGAAAGGTCCAGCGGCACGCCTGTCGCGAACTGTTTCTCAGCGACACGCTGCCGGTGATCACGCAGTGGCGCGCGCAGCTCGACGCGCCGAACGACATCCGGAACAACTGACGAGGAACGCAGCATGCAAGAAAAACTGGACGCGGACTACTTCAACCGATTCGGCGCCAACTATCTGCCGGGCCTGCTCGGCATCGTCGTCAACCGGGTCGAGAAAAACCACGTGCTCGCCGAGCTGACGATTCGCGAAGCCGTGCTCGCGCACGGCATCCTCCATGCGGGCACGATCGTCAGCATCGCCGATACCGCATGCGGCTACGGGTGTCTCGCGAGCTTGCCGGAAGGCGCGTCCAGCTTCAGCACGCTCGAGCTGAAGAGCAATTTCATGGGGTCGGCCCGCGCCGGCGTGATCGTCTGCGAGGCGCGCGCGCTCCATAGCGGCCGCATGACGCAGGTCTGGGACGCGACCGTCCGGCATCGCGAAACGGACAAGCTGCTCGCCACGTTCCGCTGCACGCAGATGATCCTCTGGCCGACGAAGTAGATCGCGATGAGCGCCCCCGATCTGAAGGACACGCCGCATGCGGCCGCTCGCGAACGGCGCGCCGAAATCGACATGACCTGGCTCGACCCGCTGCGGCTCGGCATGCGCGCGGCGCGGCTCAAGCGCGACCGGGCCGCGCAATCGACGCCCGGCGTGCGCTTCTGCGAGCTGCCCGATGCGAGCATTCGCGTGCGCGTCGCGGGCGAGCGGTCCGGCGAGCGGCCGACGATCGTGCTGGTATGCGATCCGCCAAGCGTGATCGAACACTACGACCGATTGGTTTCGTTGCTCGCGCCGTCCGCGCGCGTCGTCTGTTTAGAGCCGCCCGGGTTCGGCTTCTCGGTGCCGAAGCGCGGTTTCAAGTTCTCGTTCGACGCTTACCGCTCGGCGATCGAGCAGATGCTGATCGAATTGGACGAGGGGCCGTATCTGCTCGCGTTCTCGTGCGTGTGGGCGCACATCGCGTTGCAGATCGCCGCGCGAGAGCCCGAGCGGATCGCGAAACTGATGCTGTGGCAAAGCCCCGCGTGGAGCGATCAGGTCCGTTGGGCGCGGCACGTCGACGCCCGCAACCTCCTGGCGACGCCGCTCGTCGGGCAGCTTGCTTGCGCGTTCGGCGCACGGAAAATCGGGATCGCGTGGTTCCGGCAAGCGATGGCGAAAGACCGTTATCGTGAATTCACGCCGTTGCTGGAGACCGCGTTCGAGCAGGGCGCGTTCTGCTGCTTCGGCTCGCTCTGGCAGCACTTCTACGACCGCGCACCGCCGGCGGTCTCGGTCCGGCAGCCGACGCTCGTCACATGGGGCGCCGCCGACCGCACGCATCGGCACAGCGACAAGCTGTCGATTGCACGCCAGGTGCCGCACGCCGTCTGGCATGCGTTCTTCGAGCATGCGGGGCATTCGCCGGAACTCGAGGATAGTCCGGCGTTTGCGGCAGTGCTGCTGGATTGGTGGGATCAGCGCGGGCCGTCACCGCGCTCGGGATAGTTGGGCGACTTGTTCTACGACACGGCAGCACCGAGTCGCTGCCCGTGTCGAATTCGGCTGCCCGCGGTTGTCAACGTTCTGTCGTCTCAGGTTGCCGAAACGATGCACCATAAGCTGTCTCCGGCAGACGGTCGCGGCCGCTTAGCCGCGAGCGGAAGGTGCCGGCCGGCGGCGTCGTTCGATACAAGCCGCGCTTTTTCAATTCCGGTACGATCAGTTCGGCGAAATCGTCGAGCGTTCCCGGGCTGATCAGCGGATTGAGCATGTAGCCGCTCGTCGTCGACTGCCGCGCATGCTCGGCGAGCTGATCGACGACTTCGTCGGGCGAGCCGACGAGGATCAGGTCGGTGCCGCGCGTGACGCTCGCGAACTTGCGCCGCACGTCGCCGGCGGTGAGCGGCTTGCCGCTGCCGTCGGGCCGCACCACGTAGGACGTGAGGCCTTCCGTCTGCGTCGTCAGCGGTTCGTCGTCCGCATAGCGATCGATGTCGATGCCGGTGTCGCCCGCATAGCTGACGAGTTGCGCGTGCCGGTGATAGTGCTGCTGCAGCGTGTGGTATTTCTCCTTCGCGTCGCTCGACGAGCGCGCGGTCACGATTCGCAGCACCGTCAGCGACTTCACGTCGTCCGCCGCGCGGCCGCGCTCCGCAGCGAGCCGGCGAATCTCGTCGAGGCCCGCACGAATCTCGTGCGGATTCGACTTCGCGACGAACACCACCTCCGCGTGCTTCGCCGCGAACTCACGTCCGCGCCCGGACCAGCCGGCCTGGATCAGCACCGGCGAGCGCTGCGGCGACGGCGCACAGACGTGCGGCCCCTGCACCCGATAATGCGTGCCTTCGTGCGCGATCGGCCGCACGCGGTCGCCGCGCGCATAGCACGGCGCGTGCTTGTCGGCGACGACCGCATCGTCCGCCCAGCTCCCTTCCCACAGCTTGTACACGACGTCGAGAAACTCGTCCGCGCGCGCGTAACGTTCGTCGTGGCCGATCATCCGGTCGAGCCCGAAATTGCGCGCCGCGCTCGTCAGGTACGACGTCACGATGTTCCAGCCGATCCGGCCGTTACTCAGGTGATCGAGCGTGCTGAAGCGGCGCGCGAGCGCGAATGGATGCTCATAGGTCGTGCTCGCGGTCACGCCGAACGCGAGCCGCTCGGTCTGCGCGACGAGCGCCGGAATCAGCATCATCGGATCGTTCGCGGGCGACTCCACCGCCCATCGCAGTGCCGCGTCGGCCGAGCCGCCATAAACGTCGTACAGGCCGAGCACGTCCGCGAAGAACAGCATGTCGAGATCGGCCTGCTCGGCCGTGCGCGCGAGGTTCGACCAGAACGCGAGCGTATTCGCGCGAAGCCGTTCGTCGGCCGGATGGGTCCACAGGCTCGGCGCACCGCCGCAGCCGACGCTGGCTTGTTCATACAGGGAAAACAGCAAGGGGCGAGGATCGGACATCGTGGAATTCGTTACCAGGACATGAATCAGTTGGGTGC is a genomic window of Burkholderia cepacia containing:
- a CDS encoding fatty acyl-AMP ligase produces the protein MTHADRSTSAGTFADFVELTRYRAAHQPDLRVYTFVTGGERAEQHLDCADLDRRAGVVAAALEQVARPGDRVLLLFPPGIDYIVALFGCMYAGVVAVPAYPVEPAQAERTLRRLIGIVENCAPAAILSTTAVRNDASRIEAGSSTLGSLRWVTVDTLGDVAERYVPRPVNHGAPVYLQYTSGSTGAPKGVMISHRNLLHNSALIASRFEHDADSRGVIWLPPYHDMGLIGGILQPLYVGFPVTLMSHVDFLKHPLRWLRMIGERRATTSGGPNFAYQMLATMRIADADLDKLDLGSWDLAFVGAEPIRRGTLQAFAQRFARCGFDARAFYPCYGLAEHTLFMTGGLKSQPPVIPVAPGDAQPAREPDAQLAGTTIGCGDAAGDSLTLIVDPDTRVPCGDGQVGEIWAQGPSVALGYWNNRALSEQTFEAELPGYDGRFLRTGDFGYRSGSEVFVTGRLKDMMLIRGANHYPHDVEETIEPLDAELFRPGGCAVFALEADATPQVIVVRELRARYLKAFSDGDHASAHAPDALFGRLRHAINLHHGIAVHNIVFTSPSAIPKTTSGKVQRHACRELFLSDTLPVITQWRAQLDAPNDIRNN
- a CDS encoding PaaI family thioesterase; its protein translation is MQEKLDADYFNRFGANYLPGLLGIVVNRVEKNHVLAELTIREAVLAHGILHAGTIVSIADTACGYGCLASLPEGASSFSTLELKSNFMGSARAGVIVCEARALHSGRMTQVWDATVRHRETDKLLATFRCTQMILWPTK
- a CDS encoding alpha/beta fold hydrolase, whose amino-acid sequence is MSAPDLKDTPHAAARERRAEIDMTWLDPLRLGMRAARLKRDRAAQSTPGVRFCELPDASIRVRVAGERSGERPTIVLVCDPPSVIEHYDRLVSLLAPSARVVCLEPPGFGFSVPKRGFKFSFDAYRSAIEQMLIELDEGPYLLAFSCVWAHIALQIAAREPERIAKLMLWQSPAWSDQVRWARHVDARNLLATPLVGQLACAFGARKIGIAWFRQAMAKDRYREFTPLLETAFEQGAFCCFGSLWQHFYDRAPPAVSVRQPTLVTWGAADRTHRHSDKLSIARQVPHAVWHAFFEHAGHSPELEDSPAFAAVLLDWWDQRGPSPRSG
- a CDS encoding LLM class flavin-dependent oxidoreductase gives rise to the protein MSDPRPLLFSLYEQASVGCGGAPSLWTHPADERLRANTLAFWSNLARTAEQADLDMLFFADVLGLYDVYGGSADAALRWAVESPANDPMMLIPALVAQTERLAFGVTASTTYEHPFALARRFSTLDHLSNGRIGWNIVTSYLTSAARNFGLDRMIGHDERYARADEFLDVVYKLWEGSWADDAVVADKHAPCYARGDRVRPIAHEGTHYRVQGPHVCAPSPQRSPVLIQAGWSGRGREFAAKHAEVVFVAKSNPHEIRAGLDEIRRLAAERGRAADDVKSLTVLRIVTARSSSDAKEKYHTLQQHYHRHAQLVSYAGDTGIDIDRYADDEPLTTQTEGLTSYVVRPDGSGKPLTAGDVRRKFASVTRGTDLILVGSPDEVVDQLAEHARQSTTSGYMLNPLISPGTLDDFAELIVPELKKRGLYRTTPPAGTFRSRLSGRDRLPETAYGASFRQPETTER